A region of Candidatus Bathyarchaeia archaeon DNA encodes the following proteins:
- the ahcY gene encoding adenosylhomocysteinase, translating into MGFKVRDLALSEEGLKAIQWAESRMPVLAEVKREFTRERPLRGLRVGACLHVTKETGALMRALKAGGAEVALCGSNPLSTQDPVAAALAGEGVNVYAWRGQTAEEYYECIRLTLEHGPEVTLDDGADLVTTLHREGDSRLNAVYGGTEETTTGVIRLRALSAQGALKYPIIAVNDAQSKSLFDNPLGTGQSALDGVIRATNILIAGKEVVVAGYGRVGSGIAERAKGLGAKVTVVECDPIKALKAAMSGYQVTCMDEAASYGDLFITATGDVNVIRGRHFQAMKDGAILANAGHFDVEISKPELKSSSVKVERISPCVEAYTMKDGRRLYLLAEGRLVNLACGEGHPSDVMDLSFALQALSVRYIVENRGRLPIDVLEVPAEIDQRVARLKLSTMGVKLETLTEEQRRYLSSWELGTI; encoded by the coding sequence TTGGGCTTCAAGGTGAGGGACCTCGCTTTAAGTGAGGAGGGCTTGAAGGCGATTCAGTGGGCTGAGTCTAGGATGCCAGTTTTAGCGGAGGTTAAACGGGAGTTTACGCGTGAAAGGCCCCTGAGAGGCTTGAGGGTTGGGGCATGTCTGCACGTCACGAAGGAAACCGGAGCCTTGATGAGGGCTCTGAAGGCGGGGGGCGCAGAGGTGGCGTTATGTGGTTCGAATCCCCTTTCAACGCAGGATCCGGTCGCGGCGGCGCTGGCTGGGGAGGGTGTGAATGTGTACGCGTGGAGGGGTCAAACCGCCGAGGAATACTATGAGTGTATTAGGCTTACGCTTGAGCATGGTCCTGAGGTTACGTTGGACGACGGGGCCGACTTGGTGACCACGCTGCACAGGGAGGGCGATAGCCGGTTGAACGCCGTTTACGGGGGGACTGAGGAAACCACTACAGGGGTGATTAGGTTGAGGGCCCTCTCGGCTCAGGGGGCGTTAAAGTATCCAATCATCGCTGTGAACGACGCTCAGAGTAAAAGCCTATTCGACAACCCCCTGGGCACGGGGCAGTCCGCTTTGGACGGCGTAATCAGGGCGACGAACATCCTCATCGCCGGCAAGGAGGTTGTGGTGGCCGGGTATGGGAGGGTTGGCTCAGGCATAGCGGAGAGGGCTAAGGGCCTGGGAGCCAAGGTCACCGTCGTGGAATGTGACCCCATCAAGGCCTTGAAGGCCGCGATGTCAGGTTACCAGGTGACATGCATGGATGAAGCCGCCTCCTACGGGGACCTGTTCATAACAGCCACGGGGGACGTGAACGTCATTAGAGGGAGGCATTTCCAGGCGATGAAGGACGGCGCCATCCTGGCGAACGCCGGGCACTTCGACGTGGAGATCAGTAAACCAGAGTTGAAGTCGTCCTCCGTGAAGGTTGAGAGGATTTCGCCATGCGTGGAAGCCTACACTATGAAGGATGGGAGGAGGCTTTACCTGCTGGCTGAGGGTAGGCTTGTCAACCTGGCTTGTGGGGAAGGCCACCCCAGCGACGTCATGGACCTCTCCTTCGCGTTGCAAGCGTTGAGCGTAAGGTACATTGTCGAGAACAGGGGTCGTCTGCCAATCGATGTTCTAGAAGTTCCGGCGGAGATTGATCAAAGGGTGGCGCGTTTGAAGCTTTCCACGATGGGTGTGAAGCTGGAAACCCTGACGGAGGAGCAGAGGAGATACCTGTCCAGCTGGGAGCTGGGAACCATCTAA
- the albA gene encoding DNA-binding protein Alba, whose translation MSEETAESGKPVERVSARPRSPIPPDTILIGKKPVMSYATAVMMHFTGGAKELTVKARGRAISRAVDVIEVVRRRFFGGKLSVRDVSIGTETVGEGGDARNVSTIEIKVEKVD comes from the coding sequence ATGTCTGAGGAAACCGCTGAAAGTGGGAAACCAGTTGAAAGGGTCTCCGCGAGGCCGAGGTCTCCGATACCGCCCGACACGATCCTGATCGGGAAGAAGCCTGTGATGAGCTACGCCACCGCCGTGATGATGCATTTCACCGGTGGGGCGAAGGAGCTTACAGTGAAGGCCAGGGGTCGGGCGATCAGCAGGGCCGTCGACGTGATCGAGGTCGTGAGACGTAGATTCTTCGGCGGCAAGCTGTCCGTCAGAGACGTCTCCATCGGAACCGAAACCGTTGGAGAGGGCGGAGACGCTAGAAACGTTTCAACGATAGAGATTAAAGTCGAGAAAGTCGATTAA
- a CDS encoding glycosyltransferase family 39 protein, protein MNSFLRRMGLDPSQNLYDRAFLYLLLASAALRVLWLDRPLGSLIFDEKYYVNVARIILRLPHDPDVYENAPLGLDPNHEHPFIGKGLIALSMAAFGDNAYGWRVPSVVFGVASILILYLLVKKMSGRSGLALFTTYLFAFDNLVYVHSRIATLDIFMLTFMLLGFYLYFTDNHYLSAFSMALSTLCKLGGLYGFAAIVAFHLAKAITQRRETDWKAVLSWLEKYALTYIAAGLIILTVVDRLWVGYQSPFEHMAFIYQYTGALKVTSPRQPGEIWSYPWEWLINKVEIPYLRVDVNVYADHELTRTYPSILFKGAINPLILYLTIPSIIYAAYAWYESRSQVALFSLAWFIFTYLPFYPMSLIGHRIMYIFYFLNTVPSVCLATAYLFLDQKPHRIILIAYCVAVLVGFAYMFPFRTTP, encoded by the coding sequence TTGAACAGCTTTTTGCGGAGGATGGGCTTAGACCCATCCCAGAACCTGTATGACAGGGCTTTTCTATACCTGCTGTTAGCCTCGGCGGCGTTGAGGGTTCTATGGCTGGATAGACCGCTGGGCTCCCTCATCTTCGACGAGAAATACTATGTGAACGTGGCCCGGATCATTTTGAGGCTCCCCCACGACCCAGACGTCTACGAGAACGCCCCCCTAGGCTTGGACCCAAACCATGAGCACCCGTTCATCGGTAAGGGTTTGATCGCGTTGTCCATGGCGGCGTTCGGGGACAACGCCTATGGGTGGAGGGTACCCAGCGTCGTGTTCGGAGTCGCCTCCATCCTCATCCTCTACCTGCTGGTGAAGAAGATGTCTGGTCGAAGCGGCTTGGCGTTGTTCACCACCTATCTGTTCGCGTTCGACAACCTGGTCTATGTGCACAGCCGCATCGCCACCCTGGACATATTCATGTTAACCTTCATGCTGCTGGGCTTCTACCTCTACTTCACAGACAACCACTACCTCAGCGCCTTCTCCATGGCCCTCAGCACGCTGTGCAAGCTTGGAGGCCTATACGGGTTCGCCGCGATCGTCGCGTTCCACCTGGCTAAAGCCATCACCCAGCGGAGGGAAACCGATTGGAAAGCCGTCCTCTCATGGCTGGAAAAATACGCGTTAACCTACATCGCCGCGGGGTTGATCATACTCACCGTCGTGGATCGACTTTGGGTCGGATATCAAAGCCCCTTCGAACACATGGCCTTCATCTACCAGTACACTGGAGCTTTGAAGGTCACATCGCCCCGACAGCCCGGGGAGATCTGGAGCTATCCATGGGAATGGCTGATCAACAAGGTTGAAATCCCATACCTCAGGGTGGATGTGAACGTGTACGCGGACCATGAGCTGACCAGAACATACCCCTCCATCCTGTTCAAAGGCGCTATAAACCCCCTCATCCTCTACCTGACCATACCCTCCATAATCTACGCCGCGTACGCTTGGTATGAGTCTAGAAGCCAAGTCGCCCTCTTCTCCCTCGCCTGGTTCATCTTCACCTACCTTCCCTTCTACCCCATGTCCCTCATAGGGCATAGAATCATGTACATCTTCTACTTCCTAAACACGGTTCCCAGCGTATGCCTCGCCACAGCCTACCTGTTCCTAGACCAGAAACCCCATCGAATCATCCTCATCGCCTACTGCGTCGCCGTCTTAGTGGGCTTCGCCTACATGTTCCCGTTCAGAACAACCCCCTAG
- a CDS encoding Snf7 family protein — MSSKIIKGWNDEARMPVLARFGEKLKAQGAPLKERISTALYRLKIQKNKLETLTARIQSQDQRLFKKCVDSQLSRDRARAVMYANECAELRKMVRTALSCQLALDKVILRLETVKQFGDIAAMMTPVASVIRSIKDQISGLMPEVSFELNDICRSLDEIAVEFGEAVGVEEPTVAEGEEAEKIIREAAAVAEQTLKERFPELPQPARLMEESQ, encoded by the coding sequence TTGTCATCGAAAATCATCAAGGGCTGGAACGATGAGGCGAGGATGCCGGTTCTCGCCCGGTTCGGGGAGAAGCTGAAAGCGCAAGGCGCACCGTTGAAGGAGAGGATCTCAACGGCGCTTTACAGGCTTAAGATACAGAAAAACAAACTGGAAACCTTAACAGCAAGAATACAGAGCCAAGATCAAAGGCTATTCAAAAAATGCGTCGATTCACAGCTTTCCAGGGATAGGGCTAGGGCGGTGATGTACGCGAACGAGTGCGCTGAGCTTAGAAAAATGGTGAGAACCGCGTTAAGCTGTCAACTCGCCCTCGACAAGGTCATCCTGAGGCTTGAAACCGTTAAACAGTTCGGGGACATCGCCGCCATGATGACGCCAGTGGCCTCAGTGATCCGCTCCATTAAAGACCAGATATCCGGTTTGATGCCTGAGGTTTCCTTCGAGCTTAACGACATATGCCGAAGCCTAGACGAAATCGCCGTGGAGTTCGGTGAAGCCGTAGGCGTTGAGGAGCCAACGGTGGCTGAAGGCGAGGAGGCTGAGAAAATCATCAGGGAAGCCGCCGCGGTGGCTGAGCAGACCTTGAAGGAAAGGTTCCCTGAGCTGCCTCAACCAGCCCGGTTAATGGAGGAATCACAGTAA
- a CDS encoding succinylglutamate desuccinylase/aspartoacylase family protein: MKTTPGKLRRRRLLREIRVEQPRTGKKTTIPYATIKGLKKGPTLTVTAGVHADEYDCIEAARRLMRISPSKISGILRIIPVVNFSGFYERAETVCPIDQLEIFTAFPGHTGESISYNIARTVMDMVLEGDYAIDLHSGEVNETVSNTVCWFTRVGNRDTDNISKNMAQAFRMKYILDASTIYVERKVWKGPVGTMLYEASKKGVATIIAEAGGEGEIHETCVKALTDGVVNVMKQIGMIKGKVYSSKPLELRDLTVIQSKWHGWFTRFKDPGTTVDKGVTLGEVRDLEGNLLDVVKSPFKGVVHISSRNPAVKKRSMLFAVARLKT; this comes from the coding sequence TTGAAGACAACTCCAGGTAAACTCAGGAGACGTAGATTGCTCAGAGAGATACGCGTTGAGCAACCGAGAACGGGGAAAAAGACGACAATACCCTACGCGACCATAAAAGGGTTAAAAAAGGGGCCGACCCTCACGGTCACCGCGGGAGTTCACGCCGATGAGTATGATTGCATCGAAGCAGCTCGACGGCTCATGCGAATTTCCCCATCGAAAATATCAGGCATCCTAAGGATCATACCAGTCGTCAATTTCTCAGGGTTCTATGAAAGAGCTGAAACAGTATGCCCGATAGACCAATTGGAAATCTTCACAGCGTTTCCAGGCCATACGGGCGAATCGATCAGCTACAATATAGCGCGAACGGTGATGGACATGGTTTTAGAAGGAGATTACGCGATCGACCTCCACAGCGGAGAAGTCAACGAAACCGTATCAAACACGGTCTGCTGGTTCACGAGGGTTGGAAACAGGGATACGGACAATATCTCCAAAAACATGGCTCAGGCTTTTAGAATGAAGTACATATTAGACGCATCAACCATATACGTAGAACGGAAAGTTTGGAAAGGCCCAGTTGGCACAATGCTATACGAAGCTTCTAAAAAAGGCGTAGCCACGATCATCGCCGAAGCCGGCGGGGAAGGAGAAATACATGAAACTTGCGTCAAGGCGTTGACGGACGGAGTAGTCAACGTGATGAAACAGATTGGGATGATAAAAGGAAAAGTATACTCTTCAAAGCCATTAGAGCTCCGCGATCTCACGGTTATCCAGTCGAAATGGCATGGATGGTTCACACGTTTCAAAGATCCGGGAACAACTGTGGATAAAGGCGTAACGCTTGGAGAGGTAAGAGATCTGGAAGGAAACTTACTCGATGTTGTGAAATCTCCCTTCAAAGGAGTCGTCCACATATCCTCCAGAAATCCCGCCGTGAAAAAAAGGAGCATGCTATTCGCCGTTGCTCGGCTGAAGACTTAG
- a CDS encoding CdvA-like protein — MKAEKVRELIGKQIYDMHERPIGRIVGYYANTKNIATSVEVELSNGDFFNCPISQISLDEDHVNYIHPWEFEANGLKQQFDLVSRRIKALDELFRNGDIEKELYEELKTQHTSAIEELQEQKNVLVESLNERNKTLEGQIKELEIFLANSKMQHMSGEINDKHYQVIYDAVNNGFKRILSEKKFLTEVLNFLSSADLSEEPNWEDPKHLMEDKIPDMVYVKTKENA, encoded by the coding sequence TTGAAAGCTGAAAAAGTCAGGGAGCTGATTGGAAAACAAATCTACGACATGCATGAAAGACCCATAGGCAGAATCGTAGGCTACTACGCCAACACTAAGAACATCGCCACCTCCGTGGAGGTGGAGTTAAGCAACGGAGACTTCTTCAACTGCCCGATTTCCCAAATCTCCCTGGACGAAGACCACGTCAACTACATCCACCCATGGGAGTTCGAGGCCAATGGGTTAAAGCAGCAGTTCGACCTCGTATCCCGGAGGATAAAAGCCCTAGACGAGCTGTTTCGAAACGGAGACATCGAAAAGGAGCTCTACGAGGAGCTTAAAACCCAGCATACCTCAGCCATCGAGGAGCTTCAGGAGCAGAAAAACGTCTTAGTGGAAAGCCTCAACGAGAGGAATAAAACCCTAGAGGGGCAGATAAAAGAGCTGGAGATATTCCTCGCCAACAGCAAGATGCAGCACATGTCAGGGGAAATCAACGATAAACATTACCAAGTCATCTACGACGCCGTGAACAACGGGTTTAAAAGAATTCTCTCTGAAAAAAAGTTTCTCACAGAAGTACTCAACTTCTTATCCTCCGCCGACCTCTCCGAAGAGCCAAACTGGGAAGACCCTAAACATTTGATGGAAGACAAGATCCCCGACATGGTTTACGTGAAAACAAAAGAAAACGCTTAG